Proteins from one Aquila chrysaetos chrysaetos chromosome 5, bAquChr1.4, whole genome shotgun sequence genomic window:
- the BLOC1S6 gene encoding biogenesis of lysosome-related organelles complex 1 subunit 6 encodes MSVAERPEERETAAAAASPERWLGHSDASPDEGVEEDLPLIDEKAVEQLTEGLISHYLPDLQRSKSALQELTQNQVVLLETLEQEISKFKECNSILDINALFSEAKHYHNKLVNIRNEMMMLHEKTSKLKKRALKLQQKRQKEELEREQQREKELEREKQLTAKPARRT; translated from the exons ATGAGCGTCGCGGAGCGGCCCGAGGAGAGGGAgacggcggcggccgcggccaGCCCCGAGCGCTGGCTGG GTCATAGTGATGCATCTCCAGATGAAGGAGTAGAAGAAGATCTGCCTTTAATAGATGAGAAAGCTGTGGAGCAGCTAACTGAAGGATTGATTTCTCATTATCTGCCTGATCTTCAGCGATCAAAATCAGCACTACAGGAACTTAC acagAACCAAGTGGTATTATTGGAAACATTAGAacaagaaatttcaaaattcaaagaGTGTAACTCCATTCTTGATATCAATGCCTTG TTTTCAGAAGCTAAACACTATCACAACAAGTTAGTGAATATTAGAAATGAAATGATGATGCTCCATGAGAAGACATCAAAGTTAAAA aaaagaGCACTTAAGCTGCAACAaaagaggcagaaggaagaacTAGAACGAGAACAGCAACGTGAGAAGGAACTTGAAAGAGAGAAGCAGTTAACAGCAAAACCTGCTAGGAGGACGTGA